The Mycolicibacterium mageritense genome contains a region encoding:
- a CDS encoding amidohydrolase family protein, with product MALHVRGRGLPDGEEVQWWIADGVLSAEPIGGADTVFGADGAGGWIIPGLVDAHCHVGLGPHGAVDLDEAVTQAEAERSAGALLLRDAGSPVDTRAFDDRDDLPRIIRAGRHLARPKRYSPGLPIDIEDESELPDAVAEQARFGDGWVKLVGDWIDRGIGDLAPLWSDDILKAAIDAAHANGARVTAHVFGEDALPGLINAGIDCIEHGTGLTDDMIELMVDHGTALVPTLINIENFPGIAAAAAKYPTYAAHMRELYATCKQRVGAAREAGVPIFAGTDAGGMIAHGRIADEIDALKGIGMSPTEALGAACWDARRWLGRPALEHGASADLLCFTEDPRVGGVNHPDLVILRGNIWR from the coding sequence ATGGCGCTGCACGTCCGGGGCCGGGGTCTGCCCGACGGCGAAGAAGTGCAGTGGTGGATCGCGGACGGTGTCCTGAGCGCTGAGCCGATCGGCGGTGCCGACACGGTGTTCGGAGCCGACGGCGCAGGCGGCTGGATCATCCCCGGCCTCGTGGACGCGCACTGCCACGTCGGTCTCGGCCCGCATGGTGCGGTCGACCTCGATGAGGCGGTCACGCAGGCCGAGGCCGAACGCAGCGCCGGGGCGCTGCTGCTGCGCGATGCCGGGTCGCCCGTCGACACCCGCGCGTTCGACGACCGCGACGACCTGCCGCGCATCATCCGGGCGGGCCGGCACCTGGCCCGGCCGAAGCGTTATTCGCCCGGGCTGCCGATCGACATCGAGGACGAGTCCGAGCTGCCCGACGCGGTCGCCGAGCAGGCCCGGTTCGGCGATGGCTGGGTCAAACTCGTGGGGGACTGGATCGACCGCGGCATCGGTGACCTGGCGCCGCTGTGGTCCGACGACATCCTCAAGGCGGCGATCGACGCCGCACACGCCAACGGAGCACGCGTCACCGCGCACGTGTTCGGCGAAGACGCGCTGCCGGGGTTGATCAACGCGGGCATCGACTGCATCGAGCACGGCACGGGCCTGACCGACGACATGATCGAGCTCATGGTCGACCACGGCACGGCACTGGTGCCCACGTTGATCAACATCGAGAACTTTCCTGGCATCGCCGCGGCGGCCGCGAAATACCCGACCTACGCCGCGCACATGCGCGAGCTGTACGCCACGTGCAAGCAGCGGGTCGGTGCGGCACGCGAGGCCGGTGTGCCGATCTTCGCGGGCACCGACGCGGGCGGGATGATCGCCCACGGTCGCATCGCCGACGAGATCGACGCGCTCAAAGGCATCGGGATGAGCCCGACGGAGGCGCTGGGCGCGGCATGTTGGGATGCGCGGCGGTGGCTGGGGCGGCCCGCTCTGGAGCACGGGGCATCCGCGGACCTGTTGTGCTTCACCGAGGATCCCCGCGTCGGCGGGGTGAACCATCCGGATCTGGTGATCCTGCGCGGCAATATCTGGCGTTGA
- a CDS encoding diflavin oxidoreductase, translating to MIVAYGTDMGNSEDAAMTFAESLADIGIEVEARELNQVEPAELQDATHFVVVTSTFGDGEFPDTATLFWEAISGETERLEHLSFAVLALGDSSYELFCNAGKLLDERLEALGATRLTDRVDVDGYYEQPAKAWTTDLVKLLSAEQTTPAAAPVPAEQPGRERHAPVDTHVVVNRLLTAAGSDKEVRHYEVDLAGTGITYHAGDSIAVHATNDPALVDAVLTRLGVGPDHAVAGHDEPLGVLLAEQFEIRTPSRALQALVASRTRDEEAAAALGDGATHGGAAPGSWAYGKDILDLIGLAELTADELVDTLRPLQFRDYSIASSPLAHPDRVHLTVTTVRYAARDRQYGGVASTFLADRSAAVRVHLRPNHTFRLPAPDVPVIMIGPGTGIAPFRAFLQERRATAATGPSWLFFGDRRRATDFLYGDELEDFASSGTLTRLDLAFSRDQDTKTYVQHRMWENACELYAWLQDGAHVYVCGDADRMAKDVDATLHDIVARCGAMDADAAHAYVNDLIKSHRYLRDVY from the coding sequence ATGATCGTCGCCTACGGCACCGACATGGGTAACTCGGAGGACGCCGCGATGACCTTCGCAGAGTCGCTCGCCGACATCGGTATCGAAGTCGAAGCCCGCGAACTCAATCAGGTCGAGCCGGCCGAGCTGCAGGACGCCACCCACTTCGTCGTGGTGACCTCGACGTTCGGCGACGGCGAATTCCCCGACACCGCAACGCTGTTCTGGGAGGCGATCAGCGGCGAGACCGAGCGGCTGGAACACCTGAGCTTCGCGGTGCTGGCCCTGGGTGACAGCTCCTACGAGTTGTTCTGCAACGCAGGCAAACTGCTCGACGAACGGCTGGAAGCCCTCGGCGCCACCCGGCTCACGGACCGGGTCGACGTCGACGGGTACTACGAACAGCCCGCCAAGGCGTGGACCACCGACCTCGTCAAACTGCTGTCCGCCGAGCAGACAACGCCCGCGGCCGCACCCGTACCCGCGGAGCAGCCCGGCCGGGAACGCCATGCGCCGGTCGACACGCACGTGGTGGTCAACCGGCTGCTCACCGCGGCCGGATCCGACAAGGAGGTCCGCCACTACGAGGTCGATCTCGCCGGAACCGGAATCACCTATCACGCAGGCGATTCCATCGCCGTGCATGCCACCAACGACCCTGCCCTGGTCGACGCCGTCCTGACCCGGCTCGGCGTCGGACCCGATCATGCGGTCGCCGGGCACGACGAGCCGCTCGGGGTGCTGCTCGCCGAGCAGTTCGAGATCCGGACACCGTCGCGCGCGTTGCAGGCCCTGGTGGCCTCACGCACGCGCGACGAGGAAGCCGCAGCGGCCCTCGGCGACGGAGCCACCCATGGCGGTGCGGCACCGGGTTCATGGGCATACGGCAAGGACATCCTCGATCTCATCGGGTTGGCCGAGCTGACCGCCGACGAGCTGGTCGACACGTTGCGTCCCTTGCAGTTCCGTGACTACTCGATCGCCTCGAGCCCGCTGGCACATCCCGATCGGGTGCACCTGACCGTGACGACCGTGCGCTACGCCGCGCGCGACCGGCAGTACGGCGGCGTTGCGTCGACGTTCCTGGCGGATCGCAGTGCAGCGGTACGGGTGCACCTGCGGCCCAACCACACGTTCCGGCTGCCCGCGCCGGATGTGCCGGTCATCATGATCGGGCCAGGCACCGGGATCGCGCCCTTCCGCGCGTTCCTGCAGGAGCGCCGGGCCACCGCGGCGACGGGCCCGTCGTGGCTGTTCTTCGGGGATCGGCGCCGCGCCACCGATTTCCTCTACGGCGACGAGCTCGAGGACTTCGCGTCCTCGGGCACACTGACCCGCCTGGATCTGGCATTCTCCCGCGACCAGGACACGAAAACGTATGTACAGCACCGCATGTGGGAGAACGCCTGCGAGCTCTACGCGTGGTTGCAGGACGGTGCCCACGTCTACGTGTGCGGCGACGCCGACCGCATGGCCAAAGACGTCGACGCGACGTTGCACGACATCGTGGCGCGCTGCGGGGCCATGGACGCCGACGCCGCGCACGCCTACGTCAACGATCTCATCAAGAGCCACCGCTACCTGCGCGACGTGTATTAG
- a CDS encoding D-alanyl-D-alanine carboxypeptidase: MRRLFAATALALSAVVAMPPTSIAHAAPTVEPAGAQAFANGPAKAFLLADMDTGQVLASKDPYGSYAPASTIKVLLAMVVLDNLRPDNFARANQSHTKVECSCVGLKPGQPYTTAQLLSALLMVSGNDAANMLADMLGGQRAAVAAMNRKALSVGARGTRASSPSGLDGPGWESITTPHDLAVMFRAALTYPLIAQIMRQPSAPFPGKTLTNQNELLSRYPGDLGGKTGYTDLAGKTYVGAAQRGNRRLVVVQMRGSGDLYGQAINLLDWGFSQTT, from the coding sequence GTGCGAAGACTGTTCGCGGCGACCGCGCTCGCCCTCAGCGCGGTGGTGGCGATGCCCCCGACATCGATCGCGCACGCGGCGCCCACCGTGGAACCCGCAGGCGCACAGGCATTTGCGAACGGTCCGGCGAAAGCGTTCCTGCTCGCCGACATGGACACCGGGCAGGTTTTGGCATCGAAGGATCCGTACGGGTCGTACGCCCCGGCCAGCACCATCAAGGTGCTGCTCGCGATGGTCGTGCTCGACAATCTGAGGCCCGACAATTTCGCGAGGGCCAACCAGTCGCACACCAAGGTCGAATGCTCGTGCGTTGGGCTGAAACCCGGCCAGCCCTACACCACCGCCCAGCTGCTCTCGGCGCTGCTCATGGTGTCGGGAAACGACGCCGCCAACATGCTGGCCGACATGCTCGGCGGCCAGCGCGCGGCGGTCGCGGCGATGAACCGCAAAGCGCTCAGCGTCGGTGCCCGCGGCACCAGGGCGTCGTCGCCGTCGGGTCTGGACGGACCGGGCTGGGAATCGATCACGACGCCGCACGACCTCGCGGTGATGTTCCGCGCCGCGCTGACCTATCCCCTGATCGCGCAGATCATGCGGCAGCCGTCGGCCCCGTTCCCGGGCAAGACGCTGACCAACCAGAACGAACTGCTGTCGCGCTATCCCGGTGACCTCGGCGGCAAGACCGGCTACACCGACCTGGCCGGCAAGACGTACGTGGGCGCGGCGCAACGGGGAAACCGCAGGCTCGTCGTCGTGCAGATGCGCGGTTCGGGCGATCTCTACGGTCAGGCGATCAACCTGCTGGACTGGGGCTTCAGCCAAACCACCTGA
- a CDS encoding D-alanyl-D-alanine carboxypeptidase family protein produces the protein MVRLVGAIVLCIAAVLPTSLVGIPTAAADASVQQIGNVPIPDGPAPAWIVADMDTHQILAGRDQYAAHAPASTIKTLLALVVLDELPLDATVVADEADANVECNCAGIKAGRTYTTRQLLDGLLLVSGNDAANTLAHMLGGTDAAVAKMNAKAAAIGATSTHAGSPSGLNGPGIDGASTPRDLAVIFTTAMANPVFASITAAPSASFPGPSGPIDLINQDEMLFRYPGMLGGKTGFTDVAKKTFVGAAQRDGRRLVVAMMYGLVKEGGPTYWDQATALLDWGFAQDRSAGIDTL, from the coding sequence ATGGTCAGGCTCGTCGGCGCAATCGTGTTGTGCATCGCAGCGGTTCTCCCCACCTCGCTTGTCGGCATTCCCACAGCGGCGGCTGACGCCAGTGTGCAGCAGATCGGCAATGTGCCCATCCCCGACGGCCCGGCACCGGCCTGGATCGTCGCCGACATGGACACTCACCAGATCCTCGCGGGCCGTGACCAGTACGCCGCGCACGCGCCGGCCAGCACCATCAAGACGCTGCTGGCGCTGGTGGTGCTCGACGAGCTGCCGCTCGACGCGACGGTGGTCGCCGACGAGGCCGACGCGAACGTCGAGTGCAACTGCGCCGGGATCAAGGCGGGCCGCACCTACACGACGCGGCAACTGCTCGACGGCCTGCTGCTGGTATCGGGCAACGACGCCGCCAACACCCTCGCGCACATGCTCGGCGGCACCGACGCCGCGGTGGCCAAGATGAACGCCAAGGCCGCAGCCATCGGCGCCACGTCGACACATGCCGGATCGCCGTCGGGTCTCAACGGGCCGGGGATCGACGGCGCCAGCACCCCACGCGATCTGGCGGTGATCTTCACCACCGCGATGGCCAATCCGGTGTTCGCATCGATCACCGCGGCCCCTTCGGCGTCCTTCCCGGGTCCGTCCGGACCGATCGACCTGATCAATCAGGACGAGATGCTGTTCCGCTACCCCGGCATGCTGGGCGGCAAGACGGGCTTCACCGACGTGGCGAAGAAGACGTTCGTCGGCGCAGCCCAGCGCGACGGCCGCCGGCTGGTGGTGGCGATGATGTACGGCCTGGTGAAAGAGGGCGGACCGACCTACTGGGATCAGGCCACCGCCCTGCTCGACTGGGGCTTCGCGCAGGACCGGTCGGCGGGCATCGACACGCTGTAG
- a CDS encoding osmoprotectant NAGGN system M42 family peptidase has protein sequence MPEAERKWMVDTLLALLQTPSPSGRTDAVMQLIGDILNDLGVPFTLTRRGALTAELPGESDSIDRALVVHADTIGCMVRNLKDNGRLELVPVGTFSARFAAGARVRIFSDDPDEFFTGTIMPLKASGHAFGDEIDTQPTDWDHVEVRVDRNVSNRADLENLGLNVGDFVALIASPELTEDGFVVSRHLDGKAGVAVALALAKTIAEQKIVLPHRAMLMVTITEEVGHGASHGLPPDVAELVSVDNAVCAPGQHSIEHGVTIPMADLHGPFDYHLTRKLCRLAKGQNIPFARDVFRYYRSDAAAAIEAGAGTRAALVGFGLDGSHGWERTHLDSLEATYLLLHSWLQTPLTFEAWDAAPTGNLRDFPSSKQPAPSEQWVPLSRGDHTEPGEASPGEHWPPSEGPQS, from the coding sequence ATGCCGGAGGCAGAACGCAAATGGATGGTTGACACCCTGCTTGCGCTTCTGCAGACCCCGAGCCCGTCGGGGCGCACCGATGCGGTGATGCAGTTGATCGGCGACATCCTCAACGACCTCGGTGTGCCGTTCACCCTGACCCGCCGTGGCGCGTTGACGGCCGAGCTGCCCGGCGAGTCGGATTCGATCGACCGGGCACTGGTCGTGCACGCCGACACGATCGGCTGCATGGTCCGCAATCTCAAGGACAACGGCCGCCTCGAGCTGGTCCCGGTCGGCACGTTCTCGGCACGCTTCGCCGCGGGCGCCCGGGTCCGGATCTTCTCCGACGACCCGGACGAGTTCTTCACCGGCACGATCATGCCGCTCAAGGCCAGCGGGCACGCGTTCGGCGACGAGATCGACACCCAGCCGACCGACTGGGACCACGTCGAGGTCCGCGTCGACCGCAACGTGTCGAACCGCGCGGATCTGGAGAACCTCGGCCTCAACGTCGGTGACTTCGTCGCGCTCATCGCCAGCCCCGAACTCACCGAGGACGGTTTCGTGGTGTCCCGTCACCTCGACGGCAAGGCCGGGGTCGCGGTGGCGCTCGCCCTGGCCAAGACCATCGCCGAGCAGAAGATCGTGCTGCCGCACCGCGCGATGCTCATGGTCACCATCACCGAGGAGGTCGGCCACGGCGCGAGCCACGGGCTGCCGCCGGACGTCGCGGAACTGGTTTCCGTGGACAACGCGGTCTGCGCACCCGGGCAGCATTCGATCGAGCACGGGGTCACCATCCCGATGGCAGATCTGCACGGCCCGTTCGACTATCACCTGACCCGCAAGCTGTGCCGGCTGGCCAAGGGGCAGAACATCCCGTTCGCACGCGACGTTTTCCGCTACTACCGGTCGGACGCGGCAGCCGCCATCGAGGCAGGCGCGGGCACTCGCGCCGCGCTGGTGGGGTTCGGCCTGGACGGCAGCCACGGCTGGGAGCGGACGCATCTCGACTCGCTGGAGGCCACGTATCTGCTGTTGCATTCGTGGCTGCAGACCCCGCTGACGTTCGAGGCCTGGGACGCGGCCCCGACTGGCAACCTGCGCGACTTCCCGTCCTCGAAGCAGCCGGCTCCCAGCGAGCAGTGGGTGCCGCTGTCGCGCGGCGATCACACCGAACCGGGGGAGGCGTCGCCGGGCGAGCACTGGCCCCCGTCGGAAGGCCCGCAGTCTTGA
- a CDS encoding nuclear transport factor 2 family protein: MLSLEEISDRLEIQQLLVAYSTAIDRRQFDDLDAVFTPDAYIDYRAMGGVDGHYPEVKAWLAEVLPNFPAYAHMLGNFDVRISGDTASSRTICFNPMALPGEQQQVLFCGLWYEDEFVRTPDGWRMSRRVETKCFDKVI, encoded by the coding sequence GTGCTGAGCCTGGAAGAGATTTCCGACCGCCTTGAGATTCAGCAGTTGCTGGTGGCCTACTCCACGGCCATAGACCGCCGGCAGTTCGATGACCTCGACGCGGTGTTCACGCCGGACGCCTACATCGACTACCGCGCGATGGGCGGCGTCGACGGGCACTATCCCGAGGTGAAGGCCTGGCTCGCCGAGGTGCTGCCGAACTTCCCGGCCTACGCCCACATGCTCGGCAACTTCGACGTCCGGATCTCCGGCGACACCGCGTCGTCGCGCACCATCTGCTTCAACCCCATGGCGCTGCCCGGTGAGCAGCAGCAGGTGCTGTTCTGCGGGCTCTGGTACGAGGACGAGTTCGTCCGTACCCCCGACGGCTGGCGGATGAGCCGCCGCGTCGAGACCAAGTGCTTCGACAAGGTGATCTGA
- the rpsP gene encoding 30S ribosomal protein S16, whose translation MAVKIKLTRLGKIRNPQYRIIVADARTRRDGRAIEVIGRYHPKEEPSLIELNSERAQYWLGVGAQPTEPVLALLKITGDWQKFKGLPGAEGTLKVKEPKPSKLDLFNAALAEAESGGGAEATTLKKKKAPAKKEQQDEAAAEAPAEAAAADTAGES comes from the coding sequence GTGGCTGTGAAAATCAAGCTGACCCGGCTTGGCAAGATCCGTAATCCCCAGTACCGCATCATCGTCGCCGATGCGCGCACGCGCCGTGACGGCCGCGCCATCGAGGTCATCGGCCGCTACCACCCGAAAGAAGAGCCGAGCCTGATCGAGCTCAACTCGGAGCGCGCGCAGTACTGGCTGGGCGTCGGCGCCCAGCCCACCGAGCCGGTGCTGGCGCTGCTGAAGATCACCGGTGACTGGCAGAAGTTCAAGGGCCTGCCGGGCGCCGAGGGCACGCTGAAGGTCAAGGAGCCCAAGCCGTCCAAGCTGGATCTGTTCAACGCCGCGCTGGCCGAGGCCGAGAGCGGCGGCGGTGCCGAGGCCACCACGCTCAAGAAGAAGAAGGCGCCGGCCAAGAAGGAACAGCAGGACGAGGCAGCTGCCGAGGCTCCCGCTGAGGCGGCAGCCGCCGACACCGCCGGCGAGAGCTGA
- a CDS encoding RNA-binding protein, whose product MSSVVVDAVEHLVRGIVDNPDDVRVDMVTSRRGRTVEVHVHPDDLGKVIGRGGRTATALRTLVAGIGGRGIRVDVVDTDQ is encoded by the coding sequence GTGAGTTCTGTCGTGGTCGACGCCGTCGAGCACCTGGTCCGCGGCATCGTGGACAATCCGGACGACGTGCGGGTCGACATGGTGACCAGCCGTCGGGGCCGCACGGTCGAGGTGCATGTGCATCCCGACGACCTGGGCAAGGTAATCGGCCGCGGTGGCCGTACCGCCACGGCGCTGCGGACGCTGGTCGCCGGCATCGGTGGCCGCGGCATCCGCGTCGACGTGGTGGACACCGACCAGTAG
- the rimM gene encoding ribosome maturation factor RimM (Essential for efficient processing of 16S rRNA) has protein sequence MDLVVGRVVKAHGITGEVVVEVRTDDPDARFAPGTALRGRAKGGAERPVVIESVREHGGRLLVRVAGVSDRDSADALRGTVFVVDSADLPAIDDPDEFYDHELEGLAVVTVDGAPVGTVAEVLHTAAGELLSVKAEGGREVLVPFVSAIVTSVSRDDETIVIDPPDGLLDLG, from the coding sequence ATGGACCTCGTCGTCGGACGGGTTGTCAAGGCCCACGGCATCACCGGCGAGGTCGTCGTCGAGGTGCGTACCGACGATCCCGACGCCAGGTTTGCGCCCGGCACGGCCCTGCGGGGTCGTGCGAAGGGCGGAGCCGAACGTCCGGTCGTCATCGAATCGGTGCGCGAACACGGTGGTCGCCTGCTCGTGCGGGTGGCGGGGGTGAGCGATCGAGATTCCGCTGATGCGTTGCGCGGCACCGTTTTTGTGGTCGATTCTGCTGATCTGCCTGCGATCGACGACCCCGACGAGTTCTACGATCACGAACTCGAGGGCCTGGCCGTGGTGACGGTCGACGGTGCGCCGGTGGGCACGGTCGCGGAGGTGCTGCACACCGCGGCCGGTGAACTGCTCTCGGTCAAGGCCGAGGGCGGTCGCGAGGTTCTCGTCCCGTTCGTCAGCGCCATCGTCACGTCGGTTTCGCGCGATGACGAGACCATCGTCATCGACCCGCCCGACGGACTGCTGGATCTGGGCTGA
- the trmD gene encoding tRNA (guanosine(37)-N1)-methyltransferase TrmD, with amino-acid sequence MRIDVVTIFPEYLAPIRQSLPGKAIDAGIVELAVHDLRSWTHDVHHSVDDSPYGGGPGMVMKAPVWGEALDEICSDETLLVVPTPAGRPFTQAVAHRWSDEKHLVFACGRYEGIDQRVVDDAARRMRVEEVSIGDYVLTGGESAALVMIEAVVRLLPDVLGNPQSHQQDSHSDGLLEGPSYTRPASWRGLEVPPVLLSGDHAKVAAWRREQALQRTRERRPDLLD; translated from the coding sequence GTGCGCATCGACGTCGTCACGATCTTCCCCGAATACCTAGCCCCGATCCGACAGTCGTTGCCGGGCAAGGCTATTGACGCCGGCATCGTCGAGCTGGCGGTGCACGATCTGCGATCCTGGACCCACGACGTGCACCATTCGGTGGACGACTCGCCCTACGGGGGCGGCCCCGGCATGGTGATGAAGGCGCCGGTGTGGGGCGAGGCGCTCGACGAGATTTGTTCCGACGAGACACTTCTGGTGGTGCCGACGCCCGCGGGCCGGCCGTTCACCCAGGCGGTTGCGCACCGTTGGAGCGACGAGAAGCACCTGGTTTTCGCGTGCGGCCGGTATGAGGGCATCGACCAGCGCGTGGTCGACGACGCCGCGCGACGCATGCGCGTCGAAGAGGTGTCGATCGGCGACTATGTGCTCACCGGTGGCGAATCCGCGGCCCTGGTGATGATCGAGGCGGTGGTGCGGCTGCTGCCCGACGTTCTGGGCAACCCCCAATCCCACCAACAGGATTCGCACTCCGACGGACTGCTCGAGGGGCCCAGTTACACGCGCCCGGCCAGTTGGCGCGGGCTCGAGGTGCCGCCCGTCCTGTTGTCCGGAGACCACGCGAAGGTGGCGGCCTGGCGGCGCGAGCAGGCGCTGCAGCGCACCAGGGAGCGCCGCCCAGACCTGCTGGACTGA
- a CDS encoding serine hydrolase, producing the protein MRRRPPRLITPAAVSVVATVTLAGCTAPVYGTPPVAPSAPRLTVVVPQGSMAPLPEAPPDEPAATFNGLQDRAAQATSAAAKAGADITVLVLDRNTDQRVSNGNDTAIAIASVSKLFIADDLLLQEARGQTVITPEDRKLLDVMLRSSDDSAAEVLWNRSGGDAIITRVATRYGLSSTRPPYDSRWWNTVSTAADLVRYYDMLMNGSGGLPPEQANIILSNLAQSTPTAIDGTQPGGIYPQRFGIPDGLYAEPVAVKQGWMCCIGSDWMHLSTGVIGPDRRFIMVIGSLQPTDSDTARRTITDAVKIMFPGGRI; encoded by the coding sequence ATGCGACGGCGGCCGCCGAGGCTGATCACGCCGGCAGCAGTCAGCGTGGTCGCCACCGTCACCCTCGCCGGCTGTACCGCGCCCGTGTACGGGACTCCCCCCGTCGCGCCTTCGGCACCTCGCCTCACCGTGGTGGTGCCGCAGGGCAGCATGGCGCCGCTGCCCGAGGCCCCGCCCGACGAGCCCGCCGCAACCTTCAACGGCCTGCAGGACCGTGCGGCGCAAGCCACTTCGGCGGCCGCCAAGGCCGGCGCGGACATCACCGTGCTGGTGCTCGACCGCAACACCGATCAGCGGGTCTCCAACGGAAACGACACGGCGATCGCCATCGCGTCGGTCTCCAAGCTGTTCATCGCCGACGACCTGCTGCTGCAGGAGGCCAGGGGCCAGACTGTCATCACACCCGAGGACCGCAAGTTGCTCGACGTGATGCTGCGGTCCTCCGATGACAGTGCGGCCGAGGTGCTCTGGAACCGCAGCGGCGGCGACGCGATCATCACCCGGGTCGCGACCCGCTACGGGTTGAGCTCGACCCGCCCGCCGTACGACAGCCGCTGGTGGAACACCGTCAGCACCGCGGCGGACCTGGTGCGCTACTACGACATGCTGATGAACGGCAGCGGCGGACTGCCGCCCGAACAGGCCAACATCATCCTGTCCAATCTCGCGCAGTCCACCCCGACCGCGATCGACGGCACACAGCCCGGCGGCATCTATCCTCAGCGCTTCGGCATTCCCGACGGTCTCTACGCCGAACCGGTTGCCGTCAAGCAGGGCTGGATGTGCTGTATCGGCTCGGACTGGATGCACCTGTCCACGGGTGTGATCGGTCCCGACCGGCGCTTCATCATGGTGATCGGCTCGCTGCAGCCGACCGATTCCGACACCGCACGCAGAACCATCACCGATGCGGTCAAGATCATGTTCCCCGGCGGCCGGATCTAA
- the rplS gene encoding 50S ribosomal protein L19, giving the protein MNTLDFVDQASLRDDIPTFSPGDTINVHVKVIEGTKERIQVFKGVVIRRQGGGIRETFTVRKESYGVGVERTFPVHSPNIDHIDVVTRGDVRRAKLYYLRELRGKKAKIKEKR; this is encoded by the coding sequence ATGAACACGCTGGACTTCGTCGATCAGGCGTCGCTGCGCGACGACATCCCGACCTTCAGCCCCGGCGACACCATCAATGTGCACGTGAAGGTGATCGAGGGCACCAAGGAGCGCATCCAGGTGTTCAAGGGCGTCGTGATCCGCCGTCAGGGCGGCGGCATCCGCGAGACCTTCACCGTGCGCAAGGAGAGCTACGGCGTCGGCGTCGAGCGCACCTTCCCCGTGCACTCGCCCAACATCGATCACATCGATGTCGTGACCCGTGGTGACGTCCGCCGGGCCAAGCTGTACTACCTGCGTGAGCTGCGCGGCAAGAAGGCGAAGATCAAGGAAAAGCGCTGA
- the lepB gene encoding signal peptidase I, with product MGAVTGPTESAESSSDDPPKVDAQWPQAEEPEAEPEAEKDDSPKRKHSALREGAILVTIAVVLYYVMLTFVARPYLIPSESMEPTLHGCNGCVGDRIMVDKLTYRFSKPEPGDVVVFKGPPSWNIGYKSIRSDNTAVRWVQNALSFIGFVPPDENDLVKRVIAVGGQTVECRAATGLTVDSKPLKEPYLDPATMMADPQVYPCLGNEFGPVTVPEGRIWVMGDNRTHSADSRAHCTNLPADAQRGLLCTGDPTAGTVPVDNVIGKARFIAWPPSRWGGISSVNPQANS from the coding sequence GTGGGTGCCGTGACCGGACCCACCGAATCTGCTGAGTCCTCATCGGACGACCCGCCGAAGGTCGACGCTCAATGGCCTCAGGCTGAGGAGCCCGAAGCCGAGCCCGAGGCGGAGAAGGACGATTCGCCGAAGCGTAAGCATTCCGCGTTACGCGAGGGTGCAATTCTGGTCACCATCGCGGTGGTTCTGTATTACGTGATGCTGACGTTCGTCGCGCGGCCCTACCTGATCCCGTCGGAATCGATGGAGCCGACGCTGCACGGCTGTAACGGCTGTGTGGGTGACCGCATCATGGTCGACAAGCTGACCTACCGGTTCTCCAAGCCGGAGCCTGGTGACGTGGTGGTGTTCAAGGGCCCGCCGTCGTGGAACATCGGCTACAAATCGATCCGTTCGGACAACACCGCGGTGCGGTGGGTGCAGAACGCGTTGTCGTTCATCGGGTTCGTGCCGCCCGACGAGAACGATCTCGTCAAACGCGTCATCGCGGTGGGCGGCCAGACGGTCGAATGCCGCGCGGCCACCGGGTTGACCGTCGACAGCAAGCCGCTCAAAGAGCCGTACCTGGACCCCGCCACGATGATGGCCGATCCACAGGTGTACCCGTGTCTCGGCAACGAATTCGGGCCCGTCACGGTGCCCGAAGGGCGGATCTGGGTGATGGGGGACAACCGCACCCATTCGGCCGATTCCCGCGCGCACTGCACCAACCTGCCCGCAGACGCCCAGCGCGGACTGTTGTGCACCGGCGACCCCACGGCGGGCACCGTACCGGTGGACAATGTGATCGGTAAGGCGCGATTCATCGCCTGGCCGCCGTCGCGGTGGGGCGGGATCAGCAGCGTGAACCCGCAGGCCAACTCTTAG